A DNA window from bacterium BMS3Abin11 contains the following coding sequences:
- the moaC gene encoding cyclic pyranopterin monophosphate synthase accessory protein: protein MSELTHFNQKGDTHMVDVGDKARTHRIAIAEGIITMQARTLSLIQQGGHKKGDVLAIARTAGIMASKRTADLIPLCHPLPLTHVEVNFDIDTDASCIRCEAKTETHGQTGVEMEALTTVMISLLTIYDMCKAVDRGMVMTDIALIYKSGGKSGVWSR from the coding sequence ATGTCAGAATTAACACATTTTAATCAGAAGGGCGATACACACATGGTTGACGTCGGAGACAAGGCCAGGACGCACCGTATAGCCATTGCTGAAGGCATCATCACGATGCAGGCCAGGACGCTGTCGCTGATTCAGCAGGGCGGCCATAAAAAAGGTGACGTGCTGGCTATTGCCCGAACTGCTGGCATCATGGCCAGCAAACGTACCGCCGATCTCATTCCCCTGTGCCACCCGCTACCCCTGACCCATGTAGAAGTGAACTTTGATATAGACACTGATGCCAGTTGTATACGCTGTGAGGCCAAAACCGAGACTCATGGCCAGACAGGAGTAGAAATGGAAGCACTGACCACTGTCATGATTTCCCTGTTGACGATCTATGATATGTGTAAGGCTGTCGATCGCGGCATGGTGATGACTGACATTGCCTTAATTTACAAAAGTGGTGGAAAGTCAGGCGTGTGGAGTCGCTAG
- the surE gene encoding 5'-nucleotidase SurE produces MRILLSNDDGYLAPGLRALYLALKDTQELTVVAPDRDHSGASNSLTLQRPLCIRKSEEGFQYVDGTPTDCVHLAITGLMEKEPDMVIAGINNGANLGDDVIYSGTVAAATEGRFLGFPAMAVSMASHEPQFFETAARVVIDLLNRLNQHLLPADSILNINVPDIPYEDLQGFQATRLGKRHKSESVIRQQSPHGKEVFWVGPAGQEQDAGPGTDFHAIKSHYVSVTPLEIDLTRYTAIETVAHWLQE; encoded by the coding sequence GTGAGAATACTACTAAGCAATGACGACGGCTACCTTGCACCAGGATTGCGGGCACTTTATTTGGCGCTAAAAGATACTCAGGAGCTAACCGTCGTTGCGCCGGACAGAGATCATAGTGGTGCCAGTAATTCATTGACGCTGCAGCGACCGCTATGCATTCGAAAATCTGAAGAGGGTTTTCAATATGTCGACGGCACACCAACAGATTGTGTTCACCTGGCAATTACTGGCTTGATGGAAAAAGAGCCGGATATGGTTATTGCCGGTATCAATAATGGAGCCAATCTCGGCGATGATGTGATTTATTCAGGCACCGTTGCGGCGGCCACGGAGGGGCGATTTCTCGGTTTTCCTGCGATGGCGGTTTCCATGGCCAGTCATGAGCCTCAGTTTTTTGAAACTGCCGCAAGGGTGGTCATTGATCTTCTTAATCGTTTAAATCAGCACTTGCTTCCAGCGGACAGCATTCTTAACATCAATGTACCGGATATCCCGTATGAAGACCTGCAGGGTTTCCAGGCGACCCGTCTGGGTAAGCGACATAAATCTGAGTCAGTAATTAGGCAGCAATCACCACATGGCAAGGAAGTATTCTGGGTAGGTCCTGCCGGTCAGGAGCAGGACGCCGGGCCCGGCACTGACTTTCATGCGATTAAAAGCCACTATGTGTCTGTTACACCGCTTGAAATCGACCTTACACGTTATACGGCGATAGAAACCGTCGCACATTGGCTGCAAGAATAG
- the ihfA gene encoding integration host factor subunit alpha yields the protein MTVTKADLADRLYEELGLNKRESKEFVELFFEKMRQALESGESVKLSGFGNFDLRKKTPRPGRNPKTGEEIPISARRVVTFRPSLKLKERVAQYTASLQNKKQENE from the coding sequence ATGACAGTTACCAAGGCAGATCTGGCAGACAGGTTATATGAAGAACTGGGGCTAAATAAGCGTGAGTCTAAAGAATTTGTAGAATTATTCTTTGAGAAAATGCGTCAGGCCCTGGAATCCGGGGAATCTGTCAAATTGTCCGGTTTTGGTAATTTCGACCTACGCAAGAAGACACCCAGGCCAGGTAGAAACCCGAAAACTGGCGAAGAAATCCCCATTTCGGCTCGTCGCGTGGTAACCTTTAGACCAAGCCTGAAACTAAAGGAACGGGTTGCGCAGTACACAGCCAGCCTGCAAAACAAGAAACAGGAAAATGAGTAA
- a CDS encoding merR family regulatory protein — MLDPADNSVLPAIPAKRYFTIGEVSELCQVKPHVLRYWEQEFTQLNPVKRRGNRRYYQRHEVELIRTIRSLLYLEGFTISGARQKLESENGFEEKVMKSAEQPKVSKEVIGGLINELEELTGILRD, encoded by the coding sequence ATGCTCGATCCAGCTGACAATTCAGTTTTACCCGCCATACCTGCCAAACGTTATTTTACGATTGGTGAAGTAAGCGAGCTATGCCAGGTTAAACCCCATGTTTTGAGATACTGGGAACAGGAGTTTACGCAGCTCAATCCGGTAAAAAGGCGTGGTAATCGACGTTATTATCAACGGCATGAGGTTGAACTGATTCGAACCATACGTTCATTACTCTACCTTGAGGGGTTCACTATAAGCGGCGCACGCCAGAAACTGGAATCAGAAAATGGGTTTGAAGAGAAGGTAATGAAATCAGCAGAACAGCCAAAGGTTTCCAAAGAGGTGATTGGCGGGCTGATTAATGAACTTGAAGAGTTGACTGGTATATTAAGAGATTAG
- the aroG gene encoding phospho-2-dehydro-3-deoxyheptonate aldolase, Phe-sensitive produces the protein MKSPHPTQDLRIKEIKNVVLPTELHTEFPATEKSQKLTSDTRLAIHRVLHGEDDHLIVIVGPCSIHDPKAAIDYAGRLKEISDRLSDQLLIVMRVYFEKPRTIVGWKGLINDPMLDGSFHINQGLRLARKVLLDLTNMGIPTATEFLDLITPQYVADLISWGAIGARTTESQVHRELASGLSCPVGFKNGTDGTLKNAIDAIRAASLPHHFLSMTMDGKSAIFSTTGNDDGHIILRGGALPNYDRNNVLLAEEKLESYGLTANVMIDCSHANSMKQPEKQVDVAADIAEQISVGDKHIIGVMIESHINAGGQDITPGKELLYGVSITDACIGWDETVDVLESLAEAVTFRRQKH, from the coding sequence ATGAAATCACCCCACCCAACACAAGATCTCAGAATCAAGGAAATTAAGAACGTTGTTCTGCCGACTGAGTTGCATACTGAATTTCCTGCAACTGAAAAATCACAAAAACTAACCAGTGATACACGACTGGCTATTCATAGAGTATTGCATGGTGAAGACGATCATCTGATTGTCATCGTTGGCCCCTGCTCCATTCATGACCCGAAGGCCGCCATAGACTATGCCGGCAGGTTAAAAGAAATTAGTGATCGTTTGAGTGATCAATTGCTAATCGTTATGCGTGTCTATTTCGAAAAGCCACGCACCATCGTTGGATGGAAAGGCTTAATCAATGACCCCATGCTGGATGGTAGCTTCCATATCAATCAGGGACTAAGACTGGCGCGTAAGGTGCTACTTGACTTGACCAATATGGGCATACCCACAGCAACCGAATTTCTCGACCTTATTACGCCGCAGTATGTCGCTGATTTAATCAGTTGGGGTGCCATAGGTGCACGAACAACTGAAAGCCAGGTGCATCGTGAGCTGGCTTCCGGCCTGTCCTGTCCTGTCGGCTTCAAAAATGGTACCGACGGCACACTGAAAAATGCCATTGATGCCATACGCGCCGCTTCGTTACCGCATCACTTCCTGTCGATGACCATGGATGGAAAATCCGCTATTTTCTCGACTACTGGCAATGATGATGGACATATCATTTTACGAGGTGGTGCGTTACCCAATTATGATCGAAATAACGTTCTGCTAGCAGAAGAAAAACTGGAAAGTTATGGACTGACAGCGAATGTGATGATTGACTGCTCACATGCCAACAGTATGAAACAGCCAGAAAAACAGGTGGATGTTGCAGCAGACATTGCTGAACAAATTTCAGTGGGTGATAAACACATTATTGGTGTAATGATTGAAAGTCATATCAATGCCGGGGGTCAGGACATAACACCCGGGAAAGAGCTGCTGTACGGCGTCAGCATCACCGATGCCTGCATAGGCTGGGATGAAACTGTTGATGTGCTGGAATCACTGGCAGAGGCTGTTACGTTCCGCCGTCAGAAACACTAA